In Thermoproteales archaeon, the sequence CCTACTGCAAGAAGAAGATAGTCAGGATACTGGTTTACGATTGTCAATGCTTGCACTGCAAAAGAAATTAAACGCTCCTTAGATTGTTCAATTTCGAGCTTTGAACCTTCTATCTTGTAAACCAACGTTCCATCCACATCTATGATAAGTATTGTTGGAAAAATCGTAATATTGTACAGCTGGTATAATCCTTCATCATCGCGAAGAATGACCCACGTAATGTTATGTTCTTGAGCATACGTACTTAAAACATCTGGAGTATCCGCGGGTGAAACTGTTATTGAAAAAATCTCTACTTGGTTTCCATACTTATCTTTGATATATCTGAGATATGGTATAACATATTTACATCCTTCACACTGAGTGTAGAAAAAGTCCAAGATAATAACTTTACCCTTAAAGCTATTCGTATCAATATTTTCCCCGCTTATACTCCTCGCTTTAAATGATTTTATCTTATTATCGATCTTTAGAACATAGAACTTTTTGCTAAAAATTGAAATAATATCATCTACATTTAAAACTTCATGCTCACCCGTTGCTTGAACAATTTTCTCTAAAGCAATCGAACAGTTCTGATCTTTATCCAGGCGTACTTTTATAGTTTCATTGTAGAACCCGCCAGAACTAATTTTTATTTTATACAATCCAGTGGGGATATTGGTAAACATAACACAACGTTCTGAACTGTTTATTTGCTTAAAAAGCTCGGTATAATCTTCTAGATTTAATACCCGGATATTTGCATAGTCCATCGTTGCGTTTACGATACAAATCGTTAAATTATATTTTTTAAGTTTTAAGAGTAAAGTCACTTCGTTTGATGCCCCAGGCAATTCTACAATTTTTGATATGGTATAGTATTTTTCTGCCCATGCAGTAAAGTTATATCTTCCATCGGCAAGAGAAAGTTTTAATCCGCTACTTGGCACGAGAACTTTATATAATAATTCACCTTCTAAATCGCTTATAGTTAGCCAAGCTTCTATATTTTCTCCTTTTTCATTTAAAATTTTTACAAAAATTTCGTTCACAGGTTTTATAATATCGACCTTTTCTAGTGAAAAATGTAGAATTACATCCTTTTTTAGCTCTATTTCGAAAGTTTTATTGGTATATCCGTATGCTGATAATAATATTTTATAAATGCCATTTTTTAGATAAGTGTTAAAATAGCCATATTGATCGGTTTGCCCTTCCGCAACTTTTGATCCCTTATCATTAATTATCAACACAGTAGCTTTTTGTATTGGTTTATTATCGGTATCTGTTAAAGCTATTGTTAGTTGGTATTTCAGTTTTCTAGTGAAGATTACTATTCTATTTGAAAACGCTACATAAGCATGTTCTCCACTCGCATAACAGTTTGCAAAAATAGGTGTTCCAATTTCGGCGTTTTCTATGAACGCTGACCATAATAACCTCATGTTGTAGTCATAGCAGTAAATTCTTGAAGATGAAGTTAAAATGATAGAATTGTTGTATGAGCTTACTACCGCTACGTTATCTCCCTTAATATCTTTTAGTTTTTGACCGTTGAGACTATACAGGTAGCCAATTCTATTATTGACACTTTTTACTAAAAAAAGTGCAAACTTGTTAGCGCCTATAAACTTTACAATTTTTGAATTAAAATTAAAGGTTAATTCTTTTTCTTCTACTTTACCATTCGAAACTAGTATTAAATGAACCTCAGTTATGTAACTTCCGGCCCTTAACCATCTCCTAATCGATATTACTTTAAGACTATCCCAAATATCCATAGATACTGCTAGTCCTAGGCTTTTGCTATAGATTTTATCCATTGTTTCTAACTCGTATATTTCAGTTTTAGCATCTAATATTTCGCAGAATTCGCAGAAAGAGTCTAAAGTTTCAACTACTAAGTATTTATCATCTGATGATATTTGTAACTTAAAAACTTTTGCCAGCTTATCATTGCTATTCCAATCTCTCAAAAAGGTAACTACACGCCTTTCTAAATCATAGACTATGAGAGTTTCCGCTGTCACCTTTCTACCTGAAACTGTTATAGATTTTCGGGCTGCAAAAACGACATAGCGCCCATTATTTGTAGCATCTAGTAGGTATATTTCTCCATCGAAGATTTTCACGGCATCTACTACCTTAAGCATATAGGGATCTATAAACAGTAAATAGCCATTAGACGTCCCGGCGACTAATAGTTTAGACGTTTTGATGTAATCCATTTTTCTAATATTACCATATTTGTTTAAGCTGATTTTGCGAATTTCATTTCC encodes:
- a CDS encoding redoxin domain-containing protein, with protein sequence MFAIKKGNEIRKISLNKYGNIRKMDYIKTSKLLVAGTSNGYLLFIDPYMLKVVDAVKIFDGEIYLLDATNNGRYVVFAARKSITVSGRKVTAETLIVYDLERRVVTFLRDWNSNDKLAKVFKLQISSDDKYLVVETLDSFCEFCEILDAKTEIYELETMDKIYSKSLGLAVSMDIWDSLKVISIRRWLRAGSYITEVHLILVSNGKVEEKELTFNFNSKIVKFIGANKFALFLVKSVNNRIGYLYSLNGQKLKDIKGDNVAVVSSYNNSIILTSSSRIYCYDYNMRLLWSAFIENAEIGTPIFANCYASGEHAYVAFSNRIVIFTRKLKYQLTIALTDTDNKPIQKATVLIINDKGSKVAEGQTDQYGYFNTYLKNGIYKILLSAYGYTNKTFEIELKKDVILHFSLEKVDIIKPVNEIFVKILNEKGENIEAWLTISDLEGELLYKVLVPSSGLKLSLADGRYNFTAWAEKYYTISKIVELPGASNEVTLLLKLKKYNLTICIVNATMDYANIRVLNLEDYTELFKQINSSERCVMFTNIPTGLYKIKISSGGFYNETIKVRLDKDQNCSIALEKIVQATGEHEVLNVDDIISIFSKKFYVLKIDNKIKSFKARSISGENIDTNSFKGKVIILDFFYTQCEGCKYVIPYLRYIKDKYGNQVEIFSITVSPADTPDVLSTYAQEHNITWVILRDDEGLYQLYNITIFPTILIIDVDGTLVYKIEGSKLEIEQSKERLISFAVQALTIVNQYPDYLLLAVGILLLSSSIFMQYRLIFSLKEKAYEYDEEEHKDEIELFDIDEKW